One window of Dyadobacter sandarakinus genomic DNA carries:
- the gcvP gene encoding aminomethyl-transferring glycine dehydrogenase, translating to MKINLRNQDKFENRHHGKDADELQEMLKTIGAASLDELIDQTLPAAIRLSKSLNLPRPKTEQEFLQGIKKLAGKNAVLKSYIGTGYYDTITPNVILRNILENPAWYTAYTPYQAEIAQGRLEMLLNFQTVVSDLTGMEIANASLLDEATAAAEAMTMLHSLRPAPRKKANAFFVSELCHPQTIDLIKTRAKPIGIEVVVGNHETVDLTDESLYGLLVQYPATDGDVIDYTNLIASAHELNLTVAVAADLLALALLKSPGEMGADVVVGSSQRFGVPMGYGGPHAAYFATKDTFKRHIPGRIIGVSVDQEGNRALRMALQTREQHIRREKATSNICTAQVLLAVIAGAYSVYHGPEGIRSIAARVHGLTTLFVETLRTFNYAVLTDTFFDTVTIQTPLAPKLRENALKWGMNLRYNNDTSVSVSIDEAKTFDDVIALLNVFAEVSGFQGEMIIDDELEISIPENLARTTPYLTHPVFNTHHTEHEMLRYLKSLENKDLSLVHSMISLGSCTMKLNATAEMIPLTWPEFGAIHPFAPTNQVGGYAQLVSELNTWLCEITGFAAMSFQPNSGAQGEYAGLMAIRAYHESRGDFQRTVALIPSSAHGTNPASAVMAGMKVVVTRCDERGNIDVADLRAKAEQYANELACLMVTYPSTHGVYEESIIEICEMIHSFGGQVYMDGANMNAQVGLTSPASIGADVCHLNLHKTFCIPHGGGGPGVGPIGVAEHLMPFLPGHVKFSTQPSYLPEGEAGAVSAAPYGSASILTISYAYIAMMGGEGLTNATRYAILNANYVKERLSGHFEVLYTGTNGHCAHEMILDCRGFKAAGVEAEDLAKRLMDYGFHSPTLSFPVAGTLMIEPTESESKAELDRFCDAMIAIRNEIREIEEGTADRTDNVLKNAPHTSRVLLSENWNRSYTREKAAFPLQYLRFNKFWPSVSRVDSAYGDRNLICSCIPVEAYSEAEVE from the coding sequence ATGAAAATCAATCTTCGAAATCAGGATAAATTTGAAAACCGCCACCATGGGAAGGATGCGGACGAGTTGCAGGAAATGCTCAAAACCATTGGAGCGGCTTCTCTCGATGAGCTGATAGACCAGACATTACCGGCTGCCATCCGGCTGTCGAAAAGTTTAAATTTACCAAGACCAAAAACGGAGCAGGAGTTTCTGCAGGGGATCAAAAAGCTGGCAGGTAAAAATGCCGTGCTGAAATCCTACATAGGTACTGGTTATTACGATACAATTACACCCAATGTAATTCTCCGGAACATTCTGGAAAATCCTGCATGGTATACGGCCTACACGCCTTACCAGGCCGAGATCGCTCAGGGACGACTTGAAATGCTGCTGAATTTTCAGACGGTTGTCTCGGATCTTACAGGCATGGAGATTGCCAATGCCTCGCTGCTGGATGAAGCTACCGCTGCTGCCGAAGCGATGACCATGCTGCACAGCCTGCGTCCTGCTCCCAGAAAGAAAGCAAATGCATTTTTTGTTTCAGAGCTCTGCCATCCGCAGACCATTGACCTCATCAAGACCCGTGCAAAGCCTATCGGGATTGAGGTAGTAGTGGGAAATCACGAGACGGTTGATCTGACGGATGAGAGCCTGTATGGTTTGCTGGTGCAGTATCCTGCTACCGACGGGGATGTTATTGATTATACCAATTTGATTGCCAGTGCGCATGAGCTGAACCTGACGGTGGCCGTAGCTGCCGATCTGCTCGCTCTTGCATTGCTGAAATCACCCGGTGAAATGGGTGCAGATGTGGTGGTAGGTTCATCTCAGCGGTTTGGTGTGCCTATGGGCTACGGCGGACCACATGCTGCTTACTTTGCTACAAAAGATACCTTCAAACGCCACATTCCAGGCCGTATTATCGGAGTGTCCGTGGATCAGGAAGGTAATCGTGCATTACGCATGGCACTTCAGACCCGCGAGCAGCATATTCGCCGGGAAAAAGCGACGAGTAACATTTGTACGGCACAGGTACTGCTTGCAGTGATTGCCGGTGCCTACTCGGTGTACCACGGTCCGGAAGGTATTCGCAGCATTGCAGCCCGCGTTCACGGCCTTACAACCTTATTTGTTGAAACATTGAGGACTTTCAACTATGCGGTTCTTACGGATACATTTTTTGATACAGTTACCATACAAACCCCGCTGGCGCCCAAGCTGAGAGAGAATGCGCTGAAATGGGGGATGAATCTTAGGTACAACAATGACACCAGCGTATCGGTATCCATTGATGAAGCCAAGACCTTTGACGACGTGATTGCGTTGCTGAATGTATTTGCGGAGGTTTCTGGATTTCAGGGGGAGATGATTATTGACGACGAGCTTGAAATATCCATTCCTGAAAATCTGGCAAGAACAACGCCTTACCTGACGCATCCTGTTTTCAATACACATCATACCGAGCACGAAATGCTCCGGTACCTGAAATCACTTGAGAACAAGGACCTCTCGCTGGTACATTCCATGATTTCACTTGGAAGCTGTACGATGAAGCTGAATGCAACTGCGGAAATGATTCCGCTCACCTGGCCTGAGTTCGGTGCTATTCACCCGTTTGCGCCTACCAATCAGGTAGGTGGTTATGCACAGCTTGTGAGTGAACTTAATACCTGGCTTTGCGAAATTACGGGGTTTGCGGCTATGTCTTTCCAGCCCAACTCCGGTGCTCAGGGCGAATATGCCGGATTGATGGCGATCCGGGCTTATCATGAAAGTCGCGGCGATTTCCAGAGAACTGTTGCATTGATACCTTCCTCTGCTCATGGTACCAATCCTGCTTCTGCTGTGATGGCAGGAATGAAAGTGGTGGTGACCCGCTGTGACGAGCGTGGTAATATAGATGTGGCTGACCTCCGTGCCAAGGCTGAGCAGTATGCCAATGAGCTTGCCTGCCTGATGGTGACTTACCCGTCAACCCACGGTGTTTATGAGGAAAGTATTATTGAAATCTGCGAAATGATCCATTCATTTGGCGGACAGGTGTATATGGATGGTGCCAATATGAATGCCCAGGTTGGATTGACAAGTCCGGCTTCCATTGGGGCAGATGTCTGCCATTTGAATTTGCATAAAACATTTTGTATACCTCATGGCGGCGGCGGCCCCGGTGTGGGTCCGATTGGCGTTGCAGAACACCTGATGCCTTTTCTGCCGGGCCATGTTAAATTCAGCACACAGCCGTCGTATTTGCCGGAAGGTGAAGCGGGTGCGGTATCTGCAGCACCTTACGGAAGTGCGAGCATTCTCACGATTTCTTACGCTTATATTGCGATGATGGGCGGAGAAGGGCTGACCAATGCTACCCGGTATGCAATCCTGAATGCAAACTATGTGAAAGAAAGATTGAGCGGCCACTTCGAAGTGCTATATACAGGAACAAATGGTCATTGTGCGCACGAAATGATTCTGGATTGTCGCGGCTTCAAGGCAGCAGGAGTAGAGGCGGAAGATCTTGCCAAGCGTTTAATGGACTATGGATTTCATTCGCCTACGCTGTCCTTCCCGGTCGCAGGCACACTGATGATTGAGCCAACCGAATCGGAATCAAAAGCTGAACTGGACCGTTTTTGTGATGCAATGATTGCGATTCGTAATGAGATCAGGGAGATTGAGGAAGGTACAGCAGATCGTACGGACAACGTTTTGAAAAATGCACCGCATACTTCAAGAGTTTTGCTGAGCGAAAACTGGAACCGTTCTTATACCCGTGAAAAAGCTGCATTCCCACTTCAGTATCTGCGCTTCAATAAATTTTGGCCAAGTGTAAGCCGGGTGGATAGTGCCTACGGTGACCGGAACCTGATTTGCTCGTGTATACCGGTAGAAGCTTACTCGGAAGCAGAAGTAGAGTAA